One Brassica oleracea var. oleracea cultivar TO1000 chromosome C7, BOL, whole genome shotgun sequence genomic window carries:
- the LOC106303764 gene encoding serine/threonine-protein kinase tricorner — MESFSETDHEEVAAKMTSEVGENFEDEGLVSNSTLEKVVAAKKYIEDHYNKRMRHIQQRKERRLVLEQKIASLDVSEKEQLELLEDLQRKETEYTRLMRNRLCVDDFNLLSIIGRGAFGEVRLCREKKTGNIYAMKKLKKSEMLSRGQVEHVRAERNLLAEVASDCIVKLYYSFQDPEYLYLIMEYLSGGDVMTLLMREETLTETVARFYIAQSILAIESIHKHNYVHRDIKPDNLLLDKHGHMKLSDFGLCKPLDCRNISAMNVNEPLNDENTNESIDVDENCSIGRRGRRWKSPLEQLQHWQINRRKLAYSTVGTPDYIAPEVLLKKGYGVECDWWSLGAIMYEMLVGYPPFYSDDPVTTCRKIVSWRTQLVFPDDARLTPEARDLICSLLCDSDHRLGSHGAGAEQIKAHPWFKDVEWEKLYEMDAAFKPVVNGELDTQNFMKFDEVDCPKPTRTGSGPSWKVSITPQNINFVGYTYRNFDAVRSSRHSLDIKGSLSPPRSSTDSTRSDSAIDYALLSTVDASQQ, encoded by the exons ATGGAGAGTTTCAGTGAAACGGATCACGAGGAGGTGGCGGCGAAGATGACGTCGGAGGTTGGGGAGAATTTTGAGGATGAAGGGTTGGTTTCGAACTCGACATTGGAGAAAGTTGTTGCAGCGAAGAAGTATATAGAGGACCATTACAACAAACGCATGAGACACATCCAGCAACGTAAAGAAAG GCGTTTGGTGCTAGAACAAAAGATAGCATCTTTAGATGTATCAGAAAAAGAACAACTCGAGTTGCTTGAGGATTTGCAGAGGAAAGAGACTGAGTATACTAGGTTGATGAGGAACAGGCTCTGCGTTGATGATTTTAATCTTCTCAGTATTATTGGTAGAGGAGCTTTCGGCGAG GTAAGGCTATGCCGTGAGAAAAAGACTGGCAACATTTATGCCATGAAGAAGCTGAAGAAGTCTGAAATGCTTAGTAGGGGGCAA GTTGAGCATGTTAGAGCTGAGAGGAACTTGCTAGCAGAAGTTGCTAGTGACTGTATTGTGAAGCTTTATTATTCGTTCCAAGATCCAGAATACTTGTACCTTATCATGGAGTATTTGTCTGGTGGTGATGTGATGACTTTGCTTATGAGGGAAGAGACTTTGACTGAGACCGTCGCTCGGTTTTACATTGCACAAAGTATTTTGGCTATCGAGTCCATACATAAACATAACTATGTTCACAG GGATATAAAACCAGACAATCTTCTGTTGGACAAGCATGGTCATATGAAGCTGTCAGATTTTGGTCTTTGTAAGCCTCTCGATTGTAGAAACATTTCGGCCATGAACGTAAATGAGCCTTTGAATGATGAGAATACAAATGAATCAATCGATGTTGATGAGAACTGCTCAATAGGACGCCGTGGAAGGCGTTGGAAGAGCCCATTGGAACAGCTGCAGCATTGGCAGATAAACAGAAGAAAACTG GCATATTCAACTGTTGGTACCCCTGATTATATTGCGCCTGAAGTGTTGCTGAAGAAGGGATATGGTGTAGAGTGTGACTG GTGGTCTTTGGGAGCCATTATGTATGAGATGCTCGTTGGTTATCCCCCATTCTACTCAGATGACCCCGTGACAACATGTAGAAAG ATCGTGAGCTGGAGAACTCAACTTGTATTCCCAGATGATGCAAGGTTGACACCTGAGGCACGAGATCTCATTTGCAGCTTGCTTTGCGATTCTGATCATAGGCTTGGTTCTCATGGAGCCGGAGCTGAGCAAATCAAA GCTCATCCTTGGTTCAAAGATGTGGAATGGGAAAAGCTATATGAGATGGATGCAGCTTTCAAGCCAGTAGTCAATGGAGAGCTTGATACCCAGAATTTCATGAAATTCGATGAG GTGGATTGTCCAAAACCAACAAGAACAGGATCTGGACCTTCATGGAAG GTGAGCATAACCCCTCAAAATATCAATTTTGTGGGATATACATACAGAAACTTTGACGCTGTCCGTAGCTCTCGCCATTCTTTAG ATATCAAAGGAAGCCTTTCGCCACCACGCTCATCAACTGACTCCACCCGAA GTGACTCTGCCATTGATTACGCACTACTCTCTACCGTTGATGCTTCACAACAATGA
- the LOC106306266 gene encoding uncharacterized protein LOC106306266 isoform X1 encodes MSAPGKFDYSSGAPLYRSNFAAQMERSSSFPERPVPATHPNMLRGTSPLAQTDVTNFFQCLRFDPKVVAADHKSIRQGDFKRHVNFALGIQGDETALKGKLIPEEIKRLKASLRENNVKARERVKIFNEASSVFNKFFPSVPTKKRSRPEGFSGDRLASGSGLSKMGIQGQILAGGFELDQQMLDERPKSGVPNKRTRTSMMDVRSNSIVRQSAAAVDRDKEIMRLANHNAVQGEERTSLGIDGWEKSKMKKKRSCIKTDCHPNLASSKVVDGYRDLKQSTQQKSMGDSRTRLNGDSNMLRQVAGNGATEYGRSDNLSKQTSLAGYSPLSRGDSDHNSLYLEKRERSIGSDKERVNLRAVNKSNVHDEFNSSSLVSNTKSNASVRGPRTGTGLHNTPPSPSDWDISGCTNKPPPVSGVTHRKRMTSNRSSSPPVTQWASQRPQKISRTARRTSLVPIVSNKDETYLDNISDAGCSDTGFEFYKRSPAASPQLKIRGESSFSTAALSESEESGPPEIKSKDKGKQSDEVDGKAAHNIPKVSIPALQSRKGNKRASGEEIGDGVRRQGRTGRGGFSSTRSLNPVGVEKLKNVGTTKQLRSARTILDKSESKVGRPPTRKLSDRKAYSRQRATATNASPLDFHAGSDDGHEELQAAVNLAVNFAQNFPNSFWKQMDRYFGFISDDHINFMKHQGELFSMGPSPVLTPPDFDSRDLYPEELATRSVDSKASPLYHRLLSALISEDSMSVNEDLQVDEFGAMHDLDDHSEFSVLMNNGFRNHEWLEHDESEDAILFKGVNNSAYHCNDKFSDHAPIDFSNIPYDKLGIDEKIHLEAQSIGISLEPMPSISNVEDEGIVDEIKKLEEAICKEGFKKKEMVDRLLKPALEMRETQEKELDQLGYDKLIEMAYEKSKASRRHHTVAGKNSANKISKQAASAFVKRTLERCRQFEETGKSCFSEPEIKDMFIARLATAPADKEDNPSTSTPIGSQPSSTSLARVGQNLENYANCSDAENALREQTIGREDTVCSNRVKKRELLLDDVGIIGTQLSSSTKGKRSERDRDGKVQASSRSGTNKIGRPSLSSTNGERKQKAKPKQETNQISSFVRIPEQPKAPLPNSNEANGEYDNLEALEDTEPILDFSQLQIPDGLGGPEFDAQPGDISSWFNMDEEEDFDILELGVPMDDLAGLNIKF; translated from the exons ATGTCAGCACCTGGGAAGTTTGATTATTCTTCCGGTGCGCCTCTATACAGATCTAACTTTGCCGCACAGATGGAAAGATCAAGTAGCTTTCCTGAACGTCCTGTCCCAGCAACTCATCCAAACATGTTGAGGGGCACTTCACCTCTAGCGCAAACCGATGTAACAAATTTCTTCCAGTGTTTGCGTTTTGATCCTAAGGTGGTTGCCGCTGATCACAAGTCTATTCGTCAAGGTGACTTTAAGCGGCATGTTAATTTTGCTCTTGGAATACAAGGAGACGAGACTGCATTGAAAGGGAAGTTAATTCCAGAAGAGATCAAAAGACTAAAGGCTAGTTTGCGCGAAAACAATGTCAAGGCCAG GGAGCGGGTAAAAATTTTCAACGAAGCTTCTTCTGTATTTAACAAGTTTTTCCCAAGTGTTCCTACAAAGAAGAGGTCTCGACCAGAAGGTTTTTCTGGTGATCGCTTGGCATCAGGATCAGGGCTAAGCAAAATGGGCATTCAAGGTCAGATCCTGGCTGGTGGTTTTGAGCTTGACCAGCAAATGTTGGATGAACGACCTAAAAGTGGTGTTCCAAATAAGCGAACACGTACTTCCATG ATGGATGTTCGAAGCAATTCTATTGTTCGACAGTCAGCTGCTGCTGTAGACAGAGATAAAGAAATAATGCGGCTGGCTAATCATAATGCAGTTCAGGGTGAAGAACGAACTTCACTTGGTATTGATGGTTGGGAAAAGTCAAAGATGAAGAAAAAACGCTCCTGTATTAAAACGGACTGTCATCCGAACCTGGCTTCAAGTAAAGTGGTTGATGGTTATCGAGACTTGAAGCAGAGCACTCAACAGAAGTCAATGGGTGACTCCCGGACGAGATTGAATGGTGACTCGAACATGTTAAG GCAAGTGGCTGGTAATGGAGCTACTGAATATGGTAGATCTGATAACCTCTCTAAGCAGACAAGCTTGGCTGGGTATTCCCCACTGTCAAGGGGCGATTCTGATCATAATTCTTTGTACCTTGAGAAGAGAGAACGCTCCATAGGTTCAGATAAGGAAAGGGTGAATCTAAGAGCTGTCAACAA GTCCAATGTTCACGATGAATTCAATTCCTCAAGTCTGGTTTCAAACACAAAATCAAATGCTTCAGTTCGCGGGCCTAGAACAGGAACAGGACTCCATAACACTCCTCCGTCCCCAAGTGACTGGGATATCTCTGGCTGTACAAATAAGCCTCCACCCGTGTCAGGGGTTACACATCGGAAGCGTATGACATCTAATCGGTCTTCGTCACCACCTGTCACTCAATGGGCCAGTCAGAGACCGCAAAAGATATCCCGTACAGCAAGAAGGACGAGTTTAGTTCCCATTGTTTCTAATAAGGACGAGACCTACTTAGATAATATATCAGATGCTGGTTGTAGTGACACTGGGTTTGAATTCTATAAACGCTCGCCAGCTGCTTCTCCTCAATTGAAAATAAGAGGTGAAAGCAGCTTCTCCACAGCAGCTTTGTCAGAGAGTGAAGAATCTGGTCCCCCTGAGATCAAGTCTAAAGACAAGGGGAAACAGTCTGATGAGGTTGATGGGAAAGCTGCACATAATATTCCTAAAGTGTCTATCCCTGCTTTACAATCAAGGAAAGGTAACAAGCGTGCTTCTGGTGAAGAGATTGGGGATGGTGTGAGAAGGCAAGGAAGGACGGGCCGTGGCGGCTTTTCTTCCACAAGATCTCTCAACCCTGTGGGAGTAGAGAAACTTAAGAATGTTGGAACAACGAAACAGCTTCGCAGTGCAAGAACTATCTTGGACAAGAGTGAAAG TAAGGTGGGCCGTCCACCCACTAGGAAACTATCTGATCGCAAGGCTTACAGTCGTCAGAGAGCTACGGCAACAAATGCTTCACCACTAGATTTTCATG CCGGTTCAGATGATGGTCATGAGGAGCTACAAGCGGCTGTTAACTTAGCCGTAAATTTTG CTCAGAATTTTCCCAACTCTTTCTGGAAGCAAATGGACCGCTACTTTGGCTTTATATCCGACGATCATATTAACTTTATGAAGCACCAG GGAGAACTCTTCTCCATGGGTCCTTCACCTGTGCTGACACCCCCTGACTTTGATAGCCGTGATTTATATCCTGAGGAACTTGCAACTCGCAGTGTCGATTCTAAGGCTTCTCCACTATACCATAGATTGCTATCAGCTTTGATTTCTGAGGACTCGATGAGTGTTAATGAAGATCTCCAAGTTGATGAGTTTGGGGCCATGCATGATCTTGATGACCACTCAGAATTCAGTGTTCTGATGAATAATGGGTTTAGAAACCATGAATGGCTGGAACATGATGAATCAGAGGATGCAATTCTGTTCAAGGGCGTTAATAACTCAGCCTACCACTGCAATGACAAATTTTCAGATCATGCACCCATTGACTTCTCAAACATTCCTTATGATAAATTGGGGATAGATGAAAAGATTCATCTGGAAGCTCAGTCTATTGGAATATCCTTAGAACCAATG CCTAGTATCTCAAACGTAGAGGATGAAGGAATCGTTGACGAAATAAAAAAGTTGGAGGAGGCTATCTGCAAGGAG GGTTTTAAGAAGAAAGAGATGGTTGATAGGCTATTAAAGCCTGCCTTAGAGATGAGAGAAACTCAAGAGAA GGAGTTAGATCAGCTTGGTTATGATAAACTCATCGAGATGGCATATGAGAAAAGCAAG GCAAGTCGGCGTCATCACACCGTTGCTGGAAAAAACTCCGCTAACAAGATATCAAAGCAGGCTGCATCGGCTTTTGTTAAAAGGACGCTTGAACGATGCCGTCAATTCGAAGAGACGGGCAAAAGCTGCTTCAGTGAGCCTGAAATTAAGGATATGTTCATCGCCAGGTTGGCAACAGCTCCTGCGGACAAGGAGGATAATCCGTCGACTTCAA CACCCATTGGCTCACAGCCAAGCTCTACTTCGTTGGCACGCGTTGGGCAGAACTTGGAGAACTATGCCAATTGTTCTGATGCTGAAAATGCTTTACGAGAGCAAACGATAGGGAGAGAAGATACAGTTTGTTCCAATAGGGTCAAGAAGAGAGAGTTACTTCTTGATGATGTTGGTATTATTGGGACACAACTCTCAAGTAGTACAAAGGGAAAGAGAAGTGAGAGGGACAGAGATGGGAAAGTTCAGGCTTCATCTAGAAGCGGGACCAATAAGATCGGTCGGCCTTCCCTGTCCAGTACCAATGGTGAAAGAAAACAGAAAGCAAAGCCGAAGCAGGAGACAAATCAGATATCTTCATTTGTTAGGATTCCGGAGCAACCCAAAGCACCATTACCTAACTCAAATGAAGCAAACGGTGAGTATGATAATTTGGAGGCACTGGAGGATACAGAGCCCATTCTAGACTTTTCTCAGCTACAAATACCAGATGGCTTAGGAGGTCCAGAGTTTGATGCACAACCAGGTGATATTAGCTCATGGTTTAACATGGACGAGGAAGAAGATTTCGATATCTTGGAGCTTGGAGTGCCAATGGATGATCTTGCAGGGCTGAATATAAAGTTTTGA
- the LOC106306266 gene encoding uncharacterized protein LOC106306266 isoform X2: protein MSAPGKFDYSSGAPLYRSNFAAQMERSSSFPERPVPATHPNMLRGTSPLAQTDVTNFFQCLRFDPKVVAADHKSIRQGDFKRHVNFALGIQGDETALKGKLIPEEIKRLKASLRENNVKARERVKIFNEASSVFNKFFPSVPTKKRSRPEGFSGDRLASGSGLSKMGIQGQILAGGFELDQQMLDERPKSGVPNKRTRTSMMDVRSNSIVRQSAAAVDRDKEIMRLANHNAVQGEERTSLGIDGWEKSKMKKKRSCIKTDCHPNLASSKVVDGYRDLKQSTQQKSMGDSRTRLNGDSNMLRQVAGNGATEYGRSDNLSKQTSLAGYSPLSRGDSDHNSLYLEKRERSIGSDKERVNLRAVNKSNVHDEFNSSSLVSNTKSNASVRGPRTGTGLHNTPPSPSDWDISGCTNKPPPVSGVTHRKRMTSNRSSSPPVTQWASQRPQKISRTARRTSLVPIVSNKDETYLDNISDAGCSDTGFEFYKRSPAASPQLKIRGESSFSTAALSESEESGPPEIKSKDKGKQSDEVDGKAAHNIPKVSIPALQSRKGNKRASGEEIGDGVRRQGRTGRGGFSSTRSLNPVGVEKLKNVGTTKQLRSARTILDKSESKVGRPPTRKLSDRKAYSRQRATATNASPLDFHDDGHEELQAAVNLAVNFAQNFPNSFWKQMDRYFGFISDDHINFMKHQGELFSMGPSPVLTPPDFDSRDLYPEELATRSVDSKASPLYHRLLSALISEDSMSVNEDLQVDEFGAMHDLDDHSEFSVLMNNGFRNHEWLEHDESEDAILFKGVNNSAYHCNDKFSDHAPIDFSNIPYDKLGIDEKIHLEAQSIGISLEPMPSISNVEDEGIVDEIKKLEEAICKEGFKKKEMVDRLLKPALEMRETQEKELDQLGYDKLIEMAYEKSKASRRHHTVAGKNSANKISKQAASAFVKRTLERCRQFEETGKSCFSEPEIKDMFIARLATAPADKEDNPSTSTPIGSQPSSTSLARVGQNLENYANCSDAENALREQTIGREDTVCSNRVKKRELLLDDVGIIGTQLSSSTKGKRSERDRDGKVQASSRSGTNKIGRPSLSSTNGERKQKAKPKQETNQISSFVRIPEQPKAPLPNSNEANGEYDNLEALEDTEPILDFSQLQIPDGLGGPEFDAQPGDISSWFNMDEEEDFDILELGVPMDDLAGLNIKF, encoded by the exons ATGTCAGCACCTGGGAAGTTTGATTATTCTTCCGGTGCGCCTCTATACAGATCTAACTTTGCCGCACAGATGGAAAGATCAAGTAGCTTTCCTGAACGTCCTGTCCCAGCAACTCATCCAAACATGTTGAGGGGCACTTCACCTCTAGCGCAAACCGATGTAACAAATTTCTTCCAGTGTTTGCGTTTTGATCCTAAGGTGGTTGCCGCTGATCACAAGTCTATTCGTCAAGGTGACTTTAAGCGGCATGTTAATTTTGCTCTTGGAATACAAGGAGACGAGACTGCATTGAAAGGGAAGTTAATTCCAGAAGAGATCAAAAGACTAAAGGCTAGTTTGCGCGAAAACAATGTCAAGGCCAG GGAGCGGGTAAAAATTTTCAACGAAGCTTCTTCTGTATTTAACAAGTTTTTCCCAAGTGTTCCTACAAAGAAGAGGTCTCGACCAGAAGGTTTTTCTGGTGATCGCTTGGCATCAGGATCAGGGCTAAGCAAAATGGGCATTCAAGGTCAGATCCTGGCTGGTGGTTTTGAGCTTGACCAGCAAATGTTGGATGAACGACCTAAAAGTGGTGTTCCAAATAAGCGAACACGTACTTCCATG ATGGATGTTCGAAGCAATTCTATTGTTCGACAGTCAGCTGCTGCTGTAGACAGAGATAAAGAAATAATGCGGCTGGCTAATCATAATGCAGTTCAGGGTGAAGAACGAACTTCACTTGGTATTGATGGTTGGGAAAAGTCAAAGATGAAGAAAAAACGCTCCTGTATTAAAACGGACTGTCATCCGAACCTGGCTTCAAGTAAAGTGGTTGATGGTTATCGAGACTTGAAGCAGAGCACTCAACAGAAGTCAATGGGTGACTCCCGGACGAGATTGAATGGTGACTCGAACATGTTAAG GCAAGTGGCTGGTAATGGAGCTACTGAATATGGTAGATCTGATAACCTCTCTAAGCAGACAAGCTTGGCTGGGTATTCCCCACTGTCAAGGGGCGATTCTGATCATAATTCTTTGTACCTTGAGAAGAGAGAACGCTCCATAGGTTCAGATAAGGAAAGGGTGAATCTAAGAGCTGTCAACAA GTCCAATGTTCACGATGAATTCAATTCCTCAAGTCTGGTTTCAAACACAAAATCAAATGCTTCAGTTCGCGGGCCTAGAACAGGAACAGGACTCCATAACACTCCTCCGTCCCCAAGTGACTGGGATATCTCTGGCTGTACAAATAAGCCTCCACCCGTGTCAGGGGTTACACATCGGAAGCGTATGACATCTAATCGGTCTTCGTCACCACCTGTCACTCAATGGGCCAGTCAGAGACCGCAAAAGATATCCCGTACAGCAAGAAGGACGAGTTTAGTTCCCATTGTTTCTAATAAGGACGAGACCTACTTAGATAATATATCAGATGCTGGTTGTAGTGACACTGGGTTTGAATTCTATAAACGCTCGCCAGCTGCTTCTCCTCAATTGAAAATAAGAGGTGAAAGCAGCTTCTCCACAGCAGCTTTGTCAGAGAGTGAAGAATCTGGTCCCCCTGAGATCAAGTCTAAAGACAAGGGGAAACAGTCTGATGAGGTTGATGGGAAAGCTGCACATAATATTCCTAAAGTGTCTATCCCTGCTTTACAATCAAGGAAAGGTAACAAGCGTGCTTCTGGTGAAGAGATTGGGGATGGTGTGAGAAGGCAAGGAAGGACGGGCCGTGGCGGCTTTTCTTCCACAAGATCTCTCAACCCTGTGGGAGTAGAGAAACTTAAGAATGTTGGAACAACGAAACAGCTTCGCAGTGCAAGAACTATCTTGGACAAGAGTGAAAG TAAGGTGGGCCGTCCACCCACTAGGAAACTATCTGATCGCAAGGCTTACAGTCGTCAGAGAGCTACGGCAACAAATGCTTCACCACTAGATTTTCATG ATGATGGTCATGAGGAGCTACAAGCGGCTGTTAACTTAGCCGTAAATTTTG CTCAGAATTTTCCCAACTCTTTCTGGAAGCAAATGGACCGCTACTTTGGCTTTATATCCGACGATCATATTAACTTTATGAAGCACCAG GGAGAACTCTTCTCCATGGGTCCTTCACCTGTGCTGACACCCCCTGACTTTGATAGCCGTGATTTATATCCTGAGGAACTTGCAACTCGCAGTGTCGATTCTAAGGCTTCTCCACTATACCATAGATTGCTATCAGCTTTGATTTCTGAGGACTCGATGAGTGTTAATGAAGATCTCCAAGTTGATGAGTTTGGGGCCATGCATGATCTTGATGACCACTCAGAATTCAGTGTTCTGATGAATAATGGGTTTAGAAACCATGAATGGCTGGAACATGATGAATCAGAGGATGCAATTCTGTTCAAGGGCGTTAATAACTCAGCCTACCACTGCAATGACAAATTTTCAGATCATGCACCCATTGACTTCTCAAACATTCCTTATGATAAATTGGGGATAGATGAAAAGATTCATCTGGAAGCTCAGTCTATTGGAATATCCTTAGAACCAATG CCTAGTATCTCAAACGTAGAGGATGAAGGAATCGTTGACGAAATAAAAAAGTTGGAGGAGGCTATCTGCAAGGAG GGTTTTAAGAAGAAAGAGATGGTTGATAGGCTATTAAAGCCTGCCTTAGAGATGAGAGAAACTCAAGAGAA GGAGTTAGATCAGCTTGGTTATGATAAACTCATCGAGATGGCATATGAGAAAAGCAAG GCAAGTCGGCGTCATCACACCGTTGCTGGAAAAAACTCCGCTAACAAGATATCAAAGCAGGCTGCATCGGCTTTTGTTAAAAGGACGCTTGAACGATGCCGTCAATTCGAAGAGACGGGCAAAAGCTGCTTCAGTGAGCCTGAAATTAAGGATATGTTCATCGCCAGGTTGGCAACAGCTCCTGCGGACAAGGAGGATAATCCGTCGACTTCAA CACCCATTGGCTCACAGCCAAGCTCTACTTCGTTGGCACGCGTTGGGCAGAACTTGGAGAACTATGCCAATTGTTCTGATGCTGAAAATGCTTTACGAGAGCAAACGATAGGGAGAGAAGATACAGTTTGTTCCAATAGGGTCAAGAAGAGAGAGTTACTTCTTGATGATGTTGGTATTATTGGGACACAACTCTCAAGTAGTACAAAGGGAAAGAGAAGTGAGAGGGACAGAGATGGGAAAGTTCAGGCTTCATCTAGAAGCGGGACCAATAAGATCGGTCGGCCTTCCCTGTCCAGTACCAATGGTGAAAGAAAACAGAAAGCAAAGCCGAAGCAGGAGACAAATCAGATATCTTCATTTGTTAGGATTCCGGAGCAACCCAAAGCACCATTACCTAACTCAAATGAAGCAAACGGTGAGTATGATAATTTGGAGGCACTGGAGGATACAGAGCCCATTCTAGACTTTTCTCAGCTACAAATACCAGATGGCTTAGGAGGTCCAGAGTTTGATGCACAACCAGGTGATATTAGCTCATGGTTTAACATGGACGAGGAAGAAGATTTCGATATCTTGGAGCTTGGAGTGCCAATGGATGATCTTGCAGGGCTGAATATAAAGTTTTGA